The Streptomyces sp. NBC_00286 nucleotide sequence CCGGAGGCGTCCCTCCCGCCGGAGGCAGGGGCCTGGGGCGCAGCCCCCCACGCGGCGGAGCCGCAAATTGTTACAGCCGGGAAGGGGCGGGGCTGGGAAAAGGACCCCCCCGGCTCAGATCCGCCGCGGCAGCGTAGACGCCAGCAGCGTCCGGACCCGGTCGTCGCGTATGTGCTCGACCGCCTCCTCCGCCGTCGCGCGCGGCGTACTGTCGGGCCGCTCCTCGGCAAGCAACCGCTCCAGCACAGGGATCGCGCGGGAATCCTGACGCACAGCCAGTCCCCGCGCCGCCTCCGCGGCAACCTCCGCATCCGGGTCCCCCAACAGCGCGGCAAGCGCATCCCGCAGCGCTGGCGTGTCCGCGTCGAGCACGGCCAGCGCCGTCGTCGCCCAGTTGCGCACGTCCCTGTCGACGTCACGCGACAGGGCGACGAGCCGAGCGACGCCCTCCGCGTGCGAGGCGGGGACCAGCCCGCACAGGGCAACGGCGACGGCACGTCGTACGCCGGTGTCCGCGTGGCGGGCGTGCCGCAGGATCTCGGGCAGGGCGGCGGGATCCTGGTGCTGCCCGAGCGCCGCGACCACGCATCGCAGCGTCAATGGGTCCTGGGCCCCGCGCGCCAACTCCCGCAGCAGCGGCACGCTTTGGGCCGCGTACGGGCGTACAGCCTCCTCGCCCTGACCCGGCCCACCCTCCGCCCCCAACCGCCCCAGCACATCCGCCCCGAACACCTGCAGCAACGGCTGCGCACCGTCCCCGCACCACAGCACCGCCGATCGAAACGTCTCCTCGTCGCCGCGCCGCGCGAGCACGGTCACCGCCTCGGTCCAGTCGTCGTTGTCGGGGTCGGCGCAGCGCAGGGCGCGGTCGGCGAGTTCCGGGGCGGGGGCTGCGATGCCCAGCGAGG carries:
- a CDS encoding ankyrin repeat domain-containing protein; its protein translation is MNTHDLAAGLFTAVYEDDEDAVVRMLRAGASPESVDEDGQTVLYLATMITDGPGVVRLLLAAGAEPDRLSSGTDSPLCGAACGGHTEVVRALLAAGARPDLVEEFGFTAMAWAVQRGHAPVVAELLARGADPNRLGPNGEPSLVTAARRGSLGCVRALLEHGARARAEALTEARRWLSLDVAAELRAGLERTHGTGHECVTRRYREDGGVTVEVRLLKAGESHTSGNDQQTGHAAIVTVLETSLGIAAPAPELADRALRCADPDNDDWTEAVTVLARRGDEETFRSAVLWCGDGAQPLLQVFGADVLGRLGAEGGPGQGEEAVRPYAAQSVPLLRELARGAQDPLTLRCVVAALGQHQDPAALPEILRHARHADTGVRRAVAVALCGLVPASHAEGVARLVALSRDVDRDVRNWATTALAVLDADTPALRDALAALLGDPDAEVAAEAARGLAVRQDSRAIPVLERLLAEERPDSTPRATAEEAVEHIRDDRVRTLLASTLPRRI